The following coding sequences are from one Cervus canadensis isolate Bull #8, Minnesota chromosome 4, ASM1932006v1, whole genome shotgun sequence window:
- the LOC122440783 gene encoding myocyte-specific enhancer factor 2B-like isoform X2, which translates to MQICVAPNQLQGAGPPALKAPVAARRSVRVLSRCRPVSAGGSRWSRCVSRRAEKKDTPPSLGHGEEKNSDFTHSGPKESAVQVTFTKRKFGLMKKAYELSVLCDCEIALIIFNSSNRLFQYASTDMDRVLLKYTEYSEPHESRTNTDILETLKRRGVGLDGPELEPDEGLEGPGEKLRRLAGDGGDPALPRPRLYPAAPTMPSPDIVYGALPPPACEPTGLGEALPAQSRPSPFRPAAPKAGPPGLAHPLFSPSHLASKTPPPLYLAADGRRPDLPGGLAGTRGGLSSSRGLYGGLQSPCSTAAPGTPLGSFPFLPAGPPEYGLGDPPPPPGLLQPPTLAPWQPSRADGPPATPTQPSGGRSLGEDGPPARGASSPTPPVSIKSERLSPAPGGPGDFPKTFPYPLLLARPLAEPLRPGPPLRRLPTADGWPR; encoded by the exons ATGCAAATATGCGTCGCGCCCAATCAGCTCCAGGGGGCGGGGCCGCCCGCTCTGAAGGCACCTGTGGCCGCCCGGCGCTCCGTCCGAGTTCTGAGCCGCTGCCGTCCGGTCAGTGCGGGAGGGTCCAGGTGGAGCAGGTGCGTCTCGCGTCGGGCCGAG AAAAAGGACACTCCACCCAGCCTGGGacatggggaggaaaaaaattcagatttcacGCATTCTGGACCAAAGGAATCGGCAG TCCAGGTAACATTTACCAAGCGGAAGTTCGGGCTGATGAAGAAGGCCTATGAGCTGAGCGTGCTCTGCGACTGTGAGATCGCCCTCATCATCTTCAACAGCTCCAATCGCCTCTTCCAGTATGCCAGCACGGACATGGACCGGGTGCTTCTGAAGTACACGGAGTACAGCGAGCCGCACGAGAGCCGCACCAACACCGACATCCTCGAG ACACTGAAGCGGAGGGGTGTGGGCCTTGACGGACCCGAGCTGGAGCCAGACGAGGGGCTTGAGGGGCCAGGAGAGAAGCTGCGGAGGCTGGCAGGTGACGGTGGTGACCCAGCCCTGCCCCGGCCCCGGCTCTAT CCCGCAGCCCCCACTATGCCCAGCCCGGATATAGTATATGGGGCACTGCCCCCACCGGCCTGTGAACCCACTGGACTTGGGGAGGCCCTGCCTGCCCAGAGCCGCCCATCCCCTTTCCGGCCAGCAGCCCCCAAAGCTGGGCCCCCAG GCCTGGCGCACCCTCTCTTCTCGCCGAGCCATCTCGCCAGCAAGACACCACCCCCCCTGTACCTGGCAGCAGACGGGAGGAGGCCAGACCTGCCTGGCGGCCTGGCCGGGACCCGAGGGGGACTGAGCAGCTCG AGAGGCCTCTATGGTGGCCTGCAGAGTCCCTGCTCCACCGCCGCCCCCGGAACCCCGCTCGGGagcttccccttcctccctgcaGGCCCCCCAG AATATGGCCTGGGGGATCCGCCTCCACCCCCAGGCTTGCTGCagccccccaccctggccccctgGCAGCCCTCCAGGGCTGATGGGCCCCCGGCAACCCCCACGCAGCCTAG TGGGGGCCGCAGCTTGGGCGAAGATGGCCCCCCGGCCCGCGGCGcctcctccccaacccctccGGTCAGCATCAAATCCGAGCGCCTCTCCCCGGCCCCCGGAGGCCCCGGCGACTTTCCAAAGACCTTCCCCTACCCTTTGCTCCTGGCCCGGCCCCTGGCAGAGCCCCTACGACCTGGACCCCCTCTGCGCCGGCTGCCCACTGCCGACGGCTGGCCCCGGTAG
- the LOC122440783 gene encoding myocyte-specific enhancer factor 2B-like isoform X4: protein MRRAQSAPGGGAARSEGTCGRPALRPSSEPLPSGQCGRVQVEQKKDTPPSLGHGEEKNSDFTHSGPKESAVQVTFTKRKFGLMKKAYELSVLCDCEIALIIFNSSNRLFQYASTDMDRVLLKYTEYSEPHESRTNTDILETLKRRGVGLDGPELEPDEGLEGPGEKLRRLAGDGGDPALPRPRLYPAAPTMPSPDIVYGALPPPACEPTGLGEALPAQSRPSPFRPAAPKAGPPGLAHPLFSPSHLASKTPPPLYLAADGRRPDLPGGLAGTRGGLSSSRGLYGGLQSPCSTAAPGTPLGSFPFLPAGPPEYGLGDPPPPPGLLQPPTLAPWQPSRADGPPATPTQPSGGRSLGEDGPPARGASSPTPPVSIKSERLSPAPGGPGDFPKTFPYPLLLARPLAEPLRPGPPLRRLPTADGWPR, encoded by the exons ATGCGTCGCGCCCAATCAGCTCCAGGGGGCGGGGCCGCCCGCTCTGAAGGCACCTGTGGCCGCCCGGCGCTCCGTCCGAGTTCTGAGCCGCTGCCGTCCGGTCAGTGCGGGAGGGTCCAGGTGGAGCAG AAAAAGGACACTCCACCCAGCCTGGGacatggggaggaaaaaaattcagatttcacGCATTCTGGACCAAAGGAATCGGCAG TCCAGGTAACATTTACCAAGCGGAAGTTCGGGCTGATGAAGAAGGCCTATGAGCTGAGCGTGCTCTGCGACTGTGAGATCGCCCTCATCATCTTCAACAGCTCCAATCGCCTCTTCCAGTATGCCAGCACGGACATGGACCGGGTGCTTCTGAAGTACACGGAGTACAGCGAGCCGCACGAGAGCCGCACCAACACCGACATCCTCGAG ACACTGAAGCGGAGGGGTGTGGGCCTTGACGGACCCGAGCTGGAGCCAGACGAGGGGCTTGAGGGGCCAGGAGAGAAGCTGCGGAGGCTGGCAGGTGACGGTGGTGACCCAGCCCTGCCCCGGCCCCGGCTCTAT CCCGCAGCCCCCACTATGCCCAGCCCGGATATAGTATATGGGGCACTGCCCCCACCGGCCTGTGAACCCACTGGACTTGGGGAGGCCCTGCCTGCCCAGAGCCGCCCATCCCCTTTCCGGCCAGCAGCCCCCAAAGCTGGGCCCCCAG GCCTGGCGCACCCTCTCTTCTCGCCGAGCCATCTCGCCAGCAAGACACCACCCCCCCTGTACCTGGCAGCAGACGGGAGGAGGCCAGACCTGCCTGGCGGCCTGGCCGGGACCCGAGGGGGACTGAGCAGCTCG AGAGGCCTCTATGGTGGCCTGCAGAGTCCCTGCTCCACCGCCGCCCCCGGAACCCCGCTCGGGagcttccccttcctccctgcaGGCCCCCCAG AATATGGCCTGGGGGATCCGCCTCCACCCCCAGGCTTGCTGCagccccccaccctggccccctgGCAGCCCTCCAGGGCTGATGGGCCCCCGGCAACCCCCACGCAGCCTAG TGGGGGCCGCAGCTTGGGCGAAGATGGCCCCCCGGCCCGCGGCGcctcctccccaacccctccGGTCAGCATCAAATCCGAGCGCCTCTCCCCGGCCCCCGGAGGCCCCGGCGACTTTCCAAAGACCTTCCCCTACCCTTTGCTCCTGGCCCGGCCCCTGGCAGAGCCCCTACGACCTGGACCCCCTCTGCGCCGGCTGCCCACTGCCGACGGCTGGCCCCGGTAG
- the LOC122440783 gene encoding myocyte-specific enhancer factor 2B-like isoform X3 has protein sequence MQICVAPNQLQGAGPPALKAPVAARRSVRVLSRCRPVSAGGSRWSRKRTLHPAWDMGRKKIQISRILDQRNRQVTFTKRKFGLMKKAYELSVLCDCEIALIIFNSSNRLFQYASTDMDRVLLKYTEYSEPHESRTNTDILETLKRRGVGLDGPELEPDEGLEGPGEKLRRLAGDGGDPALPRPRLYPAAPTMPSPDIVYGALPPPACEPTGLGEALPAQSRPSPFRPAAPKAGPPGLAHPLFSPSHLASKTPPPLYLAADGRRPDLPGGLAGTRGGLSSSRGLYGGLQSPCSTAAPGTPLGSFPFLPAGPPEYGLGDPPPPPGLLQPPTLAPWQPSRADGPPATPTQPSGGRSLGEDGPPARGASSPTPPVSIKSERLSPAPGGPGDFPKTFPYPLLLARPLAEPLRPGPPLRRLPTADGWPR, from the exons ATGCAAATATGCGTCGCGCCCAATCAGCTCCAGGGGGCGGGGCCGCCCGCTCTGAAGGCACCTGTGGCCGCCCGGCGCTCCGTCCGAGTTCTGAGCCGCTGCCGTCCGGTCAGTGCGGGAGGGTCCAGGTGGAGCAG AAAAAGGACACTCCACCCAGCCTGGGacatggggaggaaaaaaattcagatttcacGCATTCTGGACCAAAGGAATCGGCAG GTAACATTTACCAAGCGGAAGTTCGGGCTGATGAAGAAGGCCTATGAGCTGAGCGTGCTCTGCGACTGTGAGATCGCCCTCATCATCTTCAACAGCTCCAATCGCCTCTTCCAGTATGCCAGCACGGACATGGACCGGGTGCTTCTGAAGTACACGGAGTACAGCGAGCCGCACGAGAGCCGCACCAACACCGACATCCTCGAG ACACTGAAGCGGAGGGGTGTGGGCCTTGACGGACCCGAGCTGGAGCCAGACGAGGGGCTTGAGGGGCCAGGAGAGAAGCTGCGGAGGCTGGCAGGTGACGGTGGTGACCCAGCCCTGCCCCGGCCCCGGCTCTAT CCCGCAGCCCCCACTATGCCCAGCCCGGATATAGTATATGGGGCACTGCCCCCACCGGCCTGTGAACCCACTGGACTTGGGGAGGCCCTGCCTGCCCAGAGCCGCCCATCCCCTTTCCGGCCAGCAGCCCCCAAAGCTGGGCCCCCAG GCCTGGCGCACCCTCTCTTCTCGCCGAGCCATCTCGCCAGCAAGACACCACCCCCCCTGTACCTGGCAGCAGACGGGAGGAGGCCAGACCTGCCTGGCGGCCTGGCCGGGACCCGAGGGGGACTGAGCAGCTCG AGAGGCCTCTATGGTGGCCTGCAGAGTCCCTGCTCCACCGCCGCCCCCGGAACCCCGCTCGGGagcttccccttcctccctgcaGGCCCCCCAG AATATGGCCTGGGGGATCCGCCTCCACCCCCAGGCTTGCTGCagccccccaccctggccccctgGCAGCCCTCCAGGGCTGATGGGCCCCCGGCAACCCCCACGCAGCCTAG TGGGGGCCGCAGCTTGGGCGAAGATGGCCCCCCGGCCCGCGGCGcctcctccccaacccctccGGTCAGCATCAAATCCGAGCGCCTCTCCCCGGCCCCCGGAGGCCCCGGCGACTTTCCAAAGACCTTCCCCTACCCTTTGCTCCTGGCCCGGCCCCTGGCAGAGCCCCTACGACCTGGACCCCCTCTGCGCCGGCTGCCCACTGCCGACGGCTGGCCCCGGTAG
- the LOC122440783 gene encoding myocyte-specific enhancer factor 2B-like isoform X1 yields MQQPLGFLAGPWCGGWGACAQKRPSPTSASPNLSLPPRALHIQHTPPPPPSSSDHHHANIWRTGCQKKDTPPSLGHGEEKNSDFTHSGPKESAVQVTFTKRKFGLMKKAYELSVLCDCEIALIIFNSSNRLFQYASTDMDRVLLKYTEYSEPHESRTNTDILETLKRRGVGLDGPELEPDEGLEGPGEKLRRLAGDGGDPALPRPRLYPAAPTMPSPDIVYGALPPPACEPTGLGEALPAQSRPSPFRPAAPKAGPPGLAHPLFSPSHLASKTPPPLYLAADGRRPDLPGGLAGTRGGLSSSRGLYGGLQSPCSTAAPGTPLGSFPFLPAGPPEYGLGDPPPPPGLLQPPTLAPWQPSRADGPPATPTQPSGGRSLGEDGPPARGASSPTPPVSIKSERLSPAPGGPGDFPKTFPYPLLLARPLAEPLRPGPPLRRLPTADGWPR; encoded by the exons ATGCAACAGCCTCTAGGCTTTCTAGCTGGACCttggtgtggggggtggggggcttgtgCCCAGAAGAGGCCTTCCCCAACCTCAGCCTCTCCCAACCTCAGCCTCCCGCCTCGTGCCCTGCACATTCAGCACacaccaccacctccccccaGCAGTTCCGATCACCATCACGCCAACATCTGGAGAACTGGCTGCCAG AAAAAGGACACTCCACCCAGCCTGGGacatggggaggaaaaaaattcagatttcacGCATTCTGGACCAAAGGAATCGGCAG TCCAGGTAACATTTACCAAGCGGAAGTTCGGGCTGATGAAGAAGGCCTATGAGCTGAGCGTGCTCTGCGACTGTGAGATCGCCCTCATCATCTTCAACAGCTCCAATCGCCTCTTCCAGTATGCCAGCACGGACATGGACCGGGTGCTTCTGAAGTACACGGAGTACAGCGAGCCGCACGAGAGCCGCACCAACACCGACATCCTCGAG ACACTGAAGCGGAGGGGTGTGGGCCTTGACGGACCCGAGCTGGAGCCAGACGAGGGGCTTGAGGGGCCAGGAGAGAAGCTGCGGAGGCTGGCAGGTGACGGTGGTGACCCAGCCCTGCCCCGGCCCCGGCTCTAT CCCGCAGCCCCCACTATGCCCAGCCCGGATATAGTATATGGGGCACTGCCCCCACCGGCCTGTGAACCCACTGGACTTGGGGAGGCCCTGCCTGCCCAGAGCCGCCCATCCCCTTTCCGGCCAGCAGCCCCCAAAGCTGGGCCCCCAG GCCTGGCGCACCCTCTCTTCTCGCCGAGCCATCTCGCCAGCAAGACACCACCCCCCCTGTACCTGGCAGCAGACGGGAGGAGGCCAGACCTGCCTGGCGGCCTGGCCGGGACCCGAGGGGGACTGAGCAGCTCG AGAGGCCTCTATGGTGGCCTGCAGAGTCCCTGCTCCACCGCCGCCCCCGGAACCCCGCTCGGGagcttccccttcctccctgcaGGCCCCCCAG AATATGGCCTGGGGGATCCGCCTCCACCCCCAGGCTTGCTGCagccccccaccctggccccctgGCAGCCCTCCAGGGCTGATGGGCCCCCGGCAACCCCCACGCAGCCTAG TGGGGGCCGCAGCTTGGGCGAAGATGGCCCCCCGGCCCGCGGCGcctcctccccaacccctccGGTCAGCATCAAATCCGAGCGCCTCTCCCCGGCCCCCGGAGGCCCCGGCGACTTTCCAAAGACCTTCCCCTACCCTTTGCTCCTGGCCCGGCCCCTGGCAGAGCCCCTACGACCTGGACCCCCTCTGCGCCGGCTGCCCACTGCCGACGGCTGGCCCCGGTAG